A single region of the Austwickia chelonae genome encodes:
- the ssnA gene encoding putative aminohydrolase SsnA: MIIGNGPVITHDPDNPFIENGAIRIEGDTIVDVAPDTELRAAHPEEKYVDVAGRVIMPGLINAHTHAYSHYARGMAASEQGTTFTGVLEKLWWKLDRLLELEDVELNTSTTFVESIRNGVTTVVDHHSSPYAVTGSLTTQAEAARALGIRASLCYETSDRDGPEILARQIAENISFMKEAAASSDDLVKGLFGLHASFTVSPETLERCVTAVRDAGVDGFHVHTAEGPEDEPACEGLTGQRIVRRFHDAGILGPRTILVHCVHIDESERELIKETDTSVVTNPHSNMGNAVGVTKVVELLRAGIRCGLGTDAYLSDMLASASVAKIAQSHRLGDPTVGFMEAATLLFQNNPAIAAQYWKKPLGVFAPGAYADVITQDYLPQTPLNGDNALGHLLFGMAGALTHDTMVAGKWIMRNRQILTVDEAELFARSRARAPRIWARM, from the coding sequence ATGATCATCGGAAATGGCCCGGTCATCACCCACGACCCGGACAACCCCTTCATCGAGAACGGCGCGATCCGCATCGAGGGCGACACCATCGTCGATGTCGCCCCGGACACCGAACTGCGAGCTGCTCACCCCGAGGAGAAATACGTCGACGTGGCCGGGCGAGTCATCATGCCCGGCCTGATCAATGCACACACCCACGCCTACAGCCATTACGCGCGAGGCATGGCGGCCAGCGAACAGGGCACCACCTTCACCGGGGTGCTCGAGAAACTCTGGTGGAAACTCGACCGACTGCTCGAACTCGAGGACGTCGAGCTCAACACGTCCACGACCTTCGTCGAATCGATCCGCAATGGCGTGACCACCGTCGTCGATCACCACTCCAGCCCGTACGCCGTCACCGGGTCGTTGACGACCCAAGCCGAAGCAGCCCGAGCGCTCGGCATCCGCGCCAGCCTCTGCTACGAAACCTCGGACCGGGACGGACCGGAGATCCTCGCCCGACAGATCGCGGAGAACATCTCCTTCATGAAGGAGGCCGCAGCATCCTCCGACGACCTGGTCAAAGGGCTTTTCGGTCTCCACGCCTCGTTCACCGTCTCCCCGGAGACCCTGGAACGTTGCGTGACCGCCGTCCGTGACGCGGGTGTCGACGGCTTCCACGTCCACACCGCCGAAGGCCCCGAGGACGAACCGGCCTGTGAAGGACTCACCGGACAGCGCATCGTCCGACGTTTCCACGACGCCGGGATCCTCGGCCCCCGGACGATCCTGGTGCACTGCGTCCACATCGACGAGTCCGAACGGGAACTCATCAAGGAGACCGACACCTCCGTCGTCACCAACCCCCACTCCAACATGGGCAATGCCGTCGGCGTGACCAAGGTCGTCGAACTGCTCCGGGCCGGTATCCGCTGCGGCCTGGGCACCGACGCCTACCTGTCCGACATGTTGGCCTCGGCCTCCGTGGCGAAGATCGCCCAGAGCCACCGACTCGGCGACCCGACCGTAGGCTTCATGGAAGCGGCCACCCTGCTCTTCCAGAACAACCCGGCCATCGCCGCCCAGTACTGGAAGAAACCTCTCGGAGTCTTCGCCCCGGGCGCCTATGCGGATGTCATCACCCAGGACTACCTGCCGCAAACGCCCCTGAACGGCGACAACGCCCTGGGACACCTGCTCTTCGGGATGGCCGGCGCGCTCACCCACGACACGATGGTCGCCGGGAAATGGATCATGCGGAACCGACAGATCCTCACCGTCGACGAGGCAGAACTTTTCGCCCGCTCCCGCGCTCGCGCCCCCAGGATCTGGGCCCGCATGTAA
- the nifJ gene encoding pyruvate:ferredoxin (flavodoxin) oxidoreductase, which produces MQTSPQRWATLDGNDAAARIAHALSEVIAVYPITPSSAMGESADAWSAAGRTNIWGAVPDVVEMQSEGGASGALHGAVTKGVLATTFTASQGLLLMLPNMYKIAGELTPAVIHVAARTLATHALSIFGDHQDVMSARMTGWLMLCSASVQEAQDMALIAHAATLRSRVPAVHFFDGFRTSHEVNKIQLLDDEDLRALVREEDVHLHRARGLTPDAPVLRGTAQNPDVFFQAREACNPFYDAAPQIVAECFDELAERTGRRYHLVDYHGAPDADKVVVIMGSGHGTTKQCVDALLDNGEKVGVLVVRLYRPFPTAEFIEALPASTRRIAVLDRTKEPGATGEPLFQDVLVATAENNTHFTAGMPLIIGGRYGLSSKEYTPAMAKAVFDELAQDTPRPRFTVGINDDVTLLSLDVDPGFRPGTDSLSAVFYGLGSDGTVGASKNSVKIIGEDEGRYAQGYFVYDSRKSGATTVSHLRFGDAPIDSAYLVDEADFVAVHQFDLMSQMRTLDIAKAGAPVLINSPYGAEGTWAKLPVEVQQVIIDKQLKPYVINALEVAQKAGLGKRINTVMQPCFFYLSGVVAQQDAVPRIKTSVEKTYGKRGRTIVERNWAAIDMAIDALEELPVPATSCGDLHRMPAMPDSTPDFVKTVTATMLRGEGDLLPVSALPVDGTWPTGTSKYEKRGIAEEIPIWDPSLCTDCGKCAIVCPHAAIRIKIAPEQEFAEAPDSLQSKNYRDRTLKDHKLVVQVAPDDCTGCGVCVDICPARSKTEVKHKSINMRERRAHLDAERANYDFFLGIPEIDRTAVRHDQVKGVAQLQPLFEYSLACSGCGETGYIRTLTQLFGDRMVVANATGCSSIYGGNLPTAPYSKNAAGRGPAWSNSLFEDNAEFGLGMRLAWEHQHSEARRHVGELRDRLPADLVEGLLGADQSEEAGIQAQRERVEALKEALISIDGPVAHTLSTLADELVEKSVWIIGGDGWAYDIGYGGLDHVLASGRNVNVLVLDTQVYSNTGGQASKATPRGAAAKFAASGKGTAKKDLGMIAQAYGDVYVAQVSLGANQPQTIRALREAQAWNGPSLIIAYSTCIAHGIDMETSMSHQAEAVSSGYWPLYRFRPSEDDHAQPLRLDSKAPSSPVSDFMGQEARFAMLRRSHPERAEELFALAQQDVDERWRYYSQLAGVERALPSEHAENSEEPESSAQNVPATTGAAHTAKDES; this is translated from the coding sequence ATGCAGACATCACCCCAGCGATGGGCGACCCTGGACGGCAACGACGCCGCCGCACGCATCGCCCACGCACTCAGCGAAGTCATCGCGGTCTACCCGATCACCCCCAGCTCGGCCATGGGCGAATCCGCCGACGCCTGGAGCGCAGCCGGACGCACCAACATCTGGGGAGCGGTCCCCGACGTCGTCGAGATGCAGTCCGAAGGCGGAGCCTCCGGCGCCCTGCACGGCGCAGTCACCAAAGGCGTCCTGGCCACGACCTTCACCGCGTCCCAGGGCCTGCTCCTCATGCTGCCCAATATGTACAAGATCGCCGGAGAACTCACCCCGGCCGTCATCCACGTGGCCGCCCGCACCCTGGCCACCCATGCCTTGAGCATCTTCGGCGACCATCAGGACGTCATGAGCGCCCGGATGACCGGATGGCTCATGCTCTGCTCGGCCTCCGTCCAAGAGGCCCAGGACATGGCTCTGATCGCCCACGCCGCCACCCTGCGCTCCCGGGTACCGGCCGTGCACTTCTTCGACGGTTTCCGTACTAGCCACGAGGTCAACAAGATCCAGCTGCTCGACGACGAGGATCTGCGCGCACTCGTCCGAGAAGAAGATGTCCACCTGCACCGCGCCCGCGGGCTGACCCCCGATGCCCCGGTCCTCCGCGGCACCGCCCAGAACCCGGACGTCTTCTTCCAGGCCCGAGAAGCCTGCAATCCCTTCTACGACGCCGCACCCCAGATCGTTGCCGAATGTTTCGACGAACTCGCCGAACGCACCGGGCGTCGCTACCACCTCGTCGACTATCACGGAGCGCCTGACGCCGACAAGGTCGTCGTCATCATGGGCTCGGGTCATGGCACGACCAAGCAGTGCGTCGACGCCCTCCTCGACAACGGCGAAAAGGTCGGTGTCCTCGTCGTCCGGCTCTACCGCCCCTTCCCCACCGCAGAATTCATCGAGGCGCTCCCGGCGAGCACCCGACGTATCGCTGTCCTGGACCGGACCAAGGAACCCGGAGCGACCGGAGAACCACTCTTCCAGGACGTCCTTGTCGCCACAGCGGAGAACAACACCCACTTCACCGCCGGAATGCCGCTGATCATCGGCGGACGCTACGGCCTGTCCAGCAAGGAATACACCCCGGCGATGGCCAAGGCCGTCTTCGACGAACTGGCACAGGACACGCCCCGACCCCGGTTCACCGTCGGCATCAACGACGACGTCACCCTGCTCTCCCTGGACGTCGACCCCGGTTTCCGCCCCGGCACGGATTCCCTGTCCGCGGTGTTCTACGGGCTCGGATCGGACGGCACCGTGGGCGCCTCCAAGAACTCCGTCAAGATCATCGGTGAAGACGAGGGACGTTACGCGCAGGGATACTTCGTCTACGACTCCCGCAAGTCCGGCGCCACCACCGTCTCCCATCTACGTTTCGGTGACGCCCCGATCGACTCCGCCTACCTGGTGGACGAAGCCGACTTCGTCGCCGTGCACCAGTTCGACCTGATGAGTCAGATGCGCACCCTCGACATCGCCAAGGCCGGTGCACCGGTCCTGATCAACTCCCCCTACGGAGCTGAAGGAACCTGGGCGAAGCTGCCCGTCGAAGTGCAACAGGTCATCATCGACAAGCAGCTCAAGCCGTACGTGATCAACGCCCTCGAGGTGGCGCAGAAGGCCGGCCTCGGCAAGCGCATCAACACGGTCATGCAGCCCTGTTTCTTCTACCTCTCGGGCGTCGTCGCCCAGCAGGACGCGGTGCCGCGGATCAAGACCTCCGTCGAGAAGACCTACGGTAAACGCGGCCGCACGATCGTCGAACGCAACTGGGCCGCCATCGACATGGCCATCGATGCCCTCGAGGAACTCCCCGTGCCCGCGACGTCCTGCGGAGACCTCCACCGGATGCCGGCGATGCCCGACTCGACCCCCGATTTCGTCAAGACGGTCACCGCCACCATGCTGCGCGGCGAGGGAGACCTGCTCCCGGTCAGTGCGCTCCCGGTCGACGGCACCTGGCCGACGGGCACCAGCAAGTACGAGAAACGGGGCATCGCCGAGGAGATCCCGATCTGGGATCCCAGTCTGTGCACCGACTGCGGGAAGTGCGCGATCGTCTGCCCGCACGCCGCTATCCGCATCAAGATCGCCCCCGAACAGGAATTCGCCGAAGCCCCCGACAGCCTGCAGTCCAAGAACTACCGTGATCGCACGCTGAAGGACCACAAACTGGTCGTCCAGGTCGCCCCGGACGACTGCACCGGCTGCGGGGTCTGCGTGGACATCTGCCCGGCCCGCAGCAAGACCGAGGTCAAGCACAAGTCGATCAACATGCGTGAACGGCGGGCGCATCTCGACGCCGAACGCGCCAACTACGACTTCTTCCTCGGCATCCCCGAGATCGACCGCACCGCTGTACGACACGACCAGGTCAAAGGAGTGGCTCAGCTCCAGCCGCTCTTCGAGTACTCCCTGGCCTGTTCCGGCTGCGGTGAGACCGGATACATCCGCACCCTCACCCAGCTGTTCGGCGACCGGATGGTCGTGGCCAATGCCACCGGTTGCTCCTCCATCTACGGCGGGAACCTGCCGACTGCGCCGTACAGCAAGAATGCGGCCGGGCGCGGGCCCGCATGGAGCAACAGTCTCTTCGAGGACAACGCCGAATTCGGTCTCGGCATGCGTCTGGCCTGGGAACATCAGCACTCCGAAGCCCGACGCCATGTCGGAGAGCTACGCGATCGGCTCCCCGCCGACCTGGTCGAGGGTCTGCTCGGCGCCGATCAGAGCGAAGAGGCCGGCATCCAGGCGCAGCGTGAGCGGGTCGAGGCGCTCAAGGAAGCCTTGATCTCCATCGACGGCCCTGTCGCCCACACGCTGTCGACCTTGGCCGACGAACTCGTCGAGAAGTCGGTGTGGATCATCGGCGGTGACGGCTGGGCCTACGACATCGGGTACGGCGGCCTGGACCACGTCCTGGCTTCTGGACGCAATGTCAACGTCCTCGTCCTGGACACCCAGGTGTACTCCAACACCGGCGGCCAGGCCTCCAAGGCGACCCCGCGAGGCGCGGCCGCCAAGTTCGCCGCCTCCGGAAAGGGCACCGCCAAGAAGGATCTGGGCATGATCGCTCAGGCCTACGGCGATGTCTACGTCGCCCAGGTGAGCTTGGGTGCCAATCAGCCGCAAACGATTCGTGCGCTGCGGGAGGCCCAGGCCTGGAACGGCCCGAGCCTGATCATCGCCTACTCGACCTGCATCGCCCACGGCATCGACATGGAGACCTCCATGAGCCATCAGGCCGAGGCGGTGTCCAGCGGGTACTGGCCGCTCTACCGCTTCCGCCCCAGTGAGGACGACCACGCCCAGCCCCTGCGGCTGGACTCGAAGGCCCCCAGTTCGCCGGTGTCCGACTTCATGGGGCAGGAGGCCAGGTTCGCGATGCTGCGCCGCAGCCATCCCGAACGCGCCGAAGAGCTCTTCGCGCTTGCCCAGCAGGATGTCGACGAACGGTGGCGCTACTACAGCCAACTCGCCGGAGTCGAACGGGCTCTGCCCTCCGAACACGCAGAGAACTCAGAGGAACCCGAATCCTCCGCACAGAATGTCCCGGCGACCACGGGCGCAGCACACACCGCCAAGGATGAGTCATGA
- a CDS encoding YgeY family selenium metabolism-linked hydrolase yields the protein MAQIDYDKVNEVAESYRTDMVAFLRALIKNKGVSCEEEAKARLIIAEMEKLGYDRTRIDGLGSAVGYLGSGPKVVCFDGHIDTVGVGNIDNWDFDPFDGFEDDELVGGRGGTDQLGGVVASVYGGKIAKDLGLLSDKYTYMVTGTVQEEDCDGMCWLYLIEEENERPDLVVSTEPTDHGIYRGHRGRMEIRVEVDGVSCHGSAPERGDNAIYKMAEILLEVRDLNDKLHVDDFLGKGTVTTSEIFFTSPSRCAVADSCAISLDRRLTDGETWQGAIEEIKALPSVQKWEARVFCYDYKSTAWTGKEYGQQCYFPTWVIPEDSPEIQSAVEAHRGLFGEPRVDKWTFSTNGVATAGRHQIPTIGFGPGKEAQAHAPNELQWKDDLVRCAALYSILPTIYCEQAGEEKTVVSQL from the coding sequence ATGGCCCAGATCGACTACGACAAGGTCAACGAGGTCGCGGAGTCCTACCGCACCGACATGGTGGCCTTCCTGCGCGCCCTGATCAAGAACAAAGGCGTCAGCTGCGAAGAAGAAGCCAAAGCACGGCTGATCATCGCCGAGATGGAGAAGCTCGGCTACGACCGCACCCGCATCGACGGGCTGGGCAGCGCCGTCGGCTACCTGGGCTCCGGGCCGAAGGTGGTCTGCTTCGACGGGCACATCGACACTGTCGGCGTCGGCAATATCGACAACTGGGACTTCGATCCCTTCGACGGCTTCGAGGACGACGAACTCGTCGGTGGGCGCGGCGGAACCGACCAGCTCGGCGGAGTGGTCGCCTCCGTCTACGGCGGCAAGATCGCCAAGGATCTCGGGTTGCTCTCCGACAAGTACACCTACATGGTCACCGGGACCGTGCAGGAAGAGGACTGCGACGGCATGTGCTGGCTCTACCTCATCGAGGAAGAGAACGAACGCCCTGACCTGGTCGTCTCCACCGAACCCACCGATCACGGCATCTACCGCGGACACCGCGGCCGCATGGAGATCCGCGTCGAGGTCGACGGCGTCTCCTGTCACGGTTCTGCTCCTGAACGCGGTGACAATGCCATCTACAAGATGGCCGAGATCCTGCTAGAGGTCCGCGACCTGAACGACAAACTTCACGTCGACGACTTCCTCGGCAAGGGCACGGTCACCACCTCGGAGATCTTCTTCACCAGCCCCTCACGCTGCGCGGTGGCCGACTCCTGCGCCATCTCCCTGGACCGACGCCTGACCGACGGTGAGACCTGGCAGGGCGCCATCGAGGAGATCAAAGCGCTACCCAGCGTGCAGAAGTGGGAAGCTCGCGTCTTCTGCTACGACTACAAGAGCACCGCGTGGACCGGCAAGGAGTACGGCCAGCAGTGCTACTTCCCGACCTGGGTCATCCCCGAGGACTCCCCGGAGATCCAGTCGGCCGTCGAAGCCCACCGCGGCCTGTTCGGCGAGCCCCGCGTCGACAAGTGGACCTTCTCGACCAATGGCGTCGCGACCGCCGGGCGTCACCAGATCCCCACGATCGGCTTCGGTCCCGGCAAGGAGGCCCAGGCCCACGCCCCCAACGAACTGCAGTGGAAGGACGACCTGGTGCGCTGCGCCGCCTTGTACAGCATCCTGCCGACGATCTACTGCGAGCAGGCCGGCGAGGAGAAGACGGTCGTCTCCCAGCTCTGA
- the ygeW gene encoding knotted carbamoyltransferase YgeW → MDVREQIDKLSGLDFSGLHQDDFLLTWDKTEDELRAVLAVADALRALREQNTSCRIFDSGLGISLFRDNSTRTRFSYASACNFLGLEEQVFDEGKSQVAHGETVMETANMISFMADVIGIRDDMYIGKGHTYMKDFSKYVQMGYEQGVLEQRPTLVSLQCDIDHPTQSTADLLHLVHTFGGLENLKGKKLAMTWAYSPSYGKPLSVPQGMIGLMSRFGMDIVLAHPEGYDVMQEPMDVATKYAGKTGGSFRVTHDMADAFEGADIVCPKSWAPFAAMQERTDLYGDGDTEGIKTLEKRLLAQNAEHQDWTTTKELMKSTKGGQGLYLHPLPADISGVSCTQGEVDASVFDQYRVPMYQQASNKPYAIAAMIFLQKVKDPIAKLNDLAAGQAAPRWQR, encoded by the coding sequence ATGGACGTACGCGAGCAGATCGACAAGCTCTCCGGCCTCGACTTCTCGGGCCTCCACCAGGATGACTTCCTTCTGACCTGGGACAAGACCGAGGACGAGCTCCGTGCCGTCCTCGCTGTCGCCGACGCCCTGCGCGCGCTGCGCGAGCAGAACACCAGCTGCCGGATCTTCGACTCCGGCCTGGGCATCTCCCTCTTCCGGGACAACTCCACCCGCACCCGGTTCTCCTATGCCTCGGCCTGCAACTTCCTGGGTTTGGAGGAGCAGGTCTTCGACGAGGGGAAGTCGCAGGTCGCACACGGTGAAACCGTCATGGAGACCGCGAACATGATCTCCTTCATGGCCGATGTCATCGGGATCCGCGATGACATGTACATTGGCAAAGGTCACACCTACATGAAGGACTTTTCTAAATACGTTCAGATGGGTTATGAGCAGGGCGTACTCGAGCAACGGCCGACCCTGGTCTCCCTCCAGTGCGATATCGACCACCCCACCCAGTCGACCGCCGACCTCCTCCACCTCGTCCACACCTTCGGTGGGCTGGAGAACCTCAAGGGCAAAAAACTTGCCATGACCTGGGCCTACTCCCCCAGCTACGGCAAACCGCTGTCGGTCCCCCAGGGCATGATCGGCCTGATGTCCCGCTTCGGTATGGACATCGTCCTGGCGCACCCCGAGGGCTATGACGTCATGCAGGAGCCGATGGACGTCGCCACCAAGTACGCCGGCAAGACCGGCGGCTCCTTCCGCGTCACCCACGACATGGCCGATGCTTTCGAGGGAGCCGACATCGTCTGCCCGAAGTCGTGGGCACCCTTTGCCGCCATGCAGGAGCGGACCGACCTGTACGGCGACGGTGACACCGAGGGCATCAAGACCTTGGAGAAGCGCCTCCTGGCCCAGAACGCCGAGCACCAGGACTGGACCACCACCAAGGAGCTCATGAAGAGCACCAAGGGTGGTCAGGGCCTCTACCTGCACCCGCTGCCGGCCGACATCAGCGGAGTGTCCTGCACCCAGGGAGAAGTCGACGCCTCGGTCTTCGACCAGTACCGCGTCCCCATGTACCAGCAGGCCAGCAACAAGCCCTACGCCATCGCCGCAATGATCTTCCTGCAGAAGGTCAAGGACCCGATCGCCAAACTCAACGACCTCGCCGCCGGCCAGGCAGCCCCGCGCTGGCAGCGCTGA
- a CDS encoding ABC transporter ATP-binding protein, whose translation MTQALELAGLGKSFGNKAAVDQLYLAVPKGVLFGLVGPNGAGKTTTLSMATGLLRPDVGTAHVLGHDVWAEPAKAKALMGVMADGMRLFDRLSGRELLRYTGLLRSMDPAEIDRRSADLLDALGLSGDADTVVADYSAGMTKKISLACALLHAPGLLVLDEPFESVDPVSGEVIRTILRSYVRSGGTVVLSSHVMELVEHLCDGVGVIANGQVLAVGATQDVCQGVSLQERFLALVGVSSGDEESGLTWLQSSSD comes from the coding sequence ATGACTCAGGCCTTGGAACTTGCAGGATTAGGGAAGTCCTTCGGTAACAAGGCTGCTGTCGACCAGCTCTACTTGGCCGTCCCCAAGGGGGTGCTCTTCGGGCTGGTCGGTCCGAACGGCGCAGGCAAGACGACGACCTTGTCCATGGCGACCGGGCTGTTACGCCCGGATGTGGGGACCGCCCATGTCCTCGGGCACGACGTCTGGGCCGAACCGGCCAAGGCCAAGGCCTTGATGGGGGTGATGGCTGACGGGATGCGACTCTTCGACCGGCTTTCCGGGCGTGAACTCCTGCGCTACACGGGCCTGTTGCGGAGCATGGACCCTGCCGAGATCGACCGGCGCAGTGCCGATCTCCTGGACGCTCTGGGGCTGTCCGGTGATGCGGACACCGTCGTCGCGGACTATTCCGCCGGGATGACCAAGAAGATCTCTCTGGCCTGCGCACTCCTCCACGCCCCAGGTCTGCTCGTCCTGGACGAACCTTTCGAATCGGTCGACCCGGTCTCCGGGGAGGTGATCCGGACGATCCTGCGCAGCTACGTCCGTTCAGGAGGGACCGTGGTGCTCTCCAGTCATGTCATGGAGCTGGTCGAACATCTCTGTGACGGTGTCGGAGTCATCGCCAACGGGCAGGTACTGGCCGTCGGTGCCACTCAGGACGTCTGCCAAGGCGTGTCGTTGCAGGAGCGTTTCCTGGCCCTGGTCGGTGTTTCGTCCGGCGATGAAGAAAGCGGTCTGACATGGTTGCAGTCCTCGTCCGACTGA
- a CDS encoding pyridoxal-phosphate dependent enzyme, whose amino-acid sequence MSATATDGTVRRGVVAGYRCATCGATVAVDRIHPWRCPSAAAGDCHHVLHPVVSGPDPEEIDDPNPFVRYGRSLAWWAFARARGMSEETCLSLTREVASGFRVTPFGPHPVLSERLGVELWVKDETGNVGGSHKARHLVGILLHLRAAEELGLVEGPRPPLAIASCGNAAIAAATLAKAARWPIQVYVPQAASSTVMQALTDLGAVVNACPRMPGVPGDPAVAAFRAAVAEGAIPFSVQGPENGLCLDGGRTIGWEMGAALAAPARVVIQVGGGAFAACAAWGLGPQHRIDCAQTEGGAPLDRAWRLAEGVPTELLGSRWPEFMTPWESPGSLADGILDDETYDWQADIDVMRASGGRPIVAAEEQVQEAFALVQALDERISPTGTAGLAALLPGAGAGSGITPGERVVVVFSGVRR is encoded by the coding sequence ATGTCGGCGACGGCGACCGATGGCACGGTACGTCGCGGTGTGGTCGCCGGTTACCGGTGTGCCACGTGCGGTGCGACGGTCGCCGTCGACCGGATCCATCCGTGGCGCTGCCCGTCTGCAGCGGCCGGAGACTGTCACCACGTCCTGCATCCGGTGGTGTCGGGGCCGGACCCCGAGGAGATCGACGATCCGAACCCCTTCGTCCGGTACGGCCGTTCGCTGGCGTGGTGGGCTTTCGCCCGCGCCCGCGGCATGTCCGAGGAGACCTGTCTCTCACTGACCAGGGAGGTGGCCTCGGGTTTTCGTGTGACTCCTTTCGGCCCGCACCCGGTGTTGTCGGAGCGGCTCGGCGTCGAGCTGTGGGTGAAGGACGAGACCGGGAATGTGGGCGGCTCGCACAAGGCTCGCCATCTGGTCGGGATTCTGTTGCACCTGCGGGCAGCCGAAGAGTTGGGGTTGGTAGAGGGGCCCCGTCCACCGTTGGCGATCGCATCCTGCGGGAATGCGGCGATAGCTGCCGCCACTTTGGCGAAGGCAGCCCGATGGCCGATCCAGGTGTACGTACCGCAGGCCGCTTCGTCGACGGTCATGCAGGCTCTCACCGACCTCGGCGCGGTGGTCAACGCCTGCCCACGTATGCCTGGGGTGCCCGGTGATCCTGCAGTGGCGGCTTTCCGTGCCGCGGTGGCCGAAGGTGCGATTCCGTTCAGTGTCCAGGGCCCGGAGAACGGTTTGTGCCTGGATGGTGGACGGACCATCGGCTGGGAGATGGGCGCAGCCTTGGCTGCCCCTGCCCGTGTCGTGATCCAGGTCGGTGGAGGCGCTTTCGCTGCCTGTGCTGCGTGGGGCCTGGGCCCGCAGCACCGCATCGACTGTGCACAGACCGAGGGCGGGGCCCCGCTGGACCGGGCGTGGCGGCTGGCCGAGGGTGTGCCCACGGAGCTGCTCGGCAGCCGGTGGCCGGAGTTCATGACGCCCTGGGAGAGCCCGGGATCACTGGCCGACGGCATCCTCGACGACGAGACCTACGACTGGCAGGCCGATATCGACGTCATGCGCGCCTCAGGCGGTCGGCCGATCGTCGCCGCCGAGGAACAGGTACAGGAGGCCTTCGCCCTGGTCCAGGCCTTGGACGAGCGGATCTCCCCGACCGGGACGGCAGGTCTGGCGGCGCTCCTCCCCGGGGCGGGAGCGGGCAGCGGCATCACACCGGGTGAGCGGGTCGTCGTCGTCTTCTCCGGGGTTCGACGCTAG
- a CDS encoding dihydroorotate dehydrogenase-like protein, with protein MSTPTTVADPQLGTTYLGLKLTSPVVVSANPLTQHVDSLAELERAGAGAVVLPSLFQEEVEAEELEAMRLMDVGDGFAEFDSAPLAEVDASGLGTDRHVRLVAEAKAALKIPVIASVNGSQPGGWARYGKILADAGADAMELNLYGVNTDPRLDANAVEHNYLTIIESVKSAIDVPLAVKLSQNYQSLSNFAQRAKDAGADGLVLFNRFLGPDIDLEEFKVVPRVALSSSAELRLRMRWIAILRSQMPELSLAATGGVHSPTDVLKTLLVGANVACVASVLLQQGPHVLTQLVDGLRAWMVERDYASVEQLCGSMSSSSVDNPGEFERAQYVQAITTWTPDR; from the coding sequence ATGAGCACCCCGACCACCGTCGCCGACCCCCAGCTTGGCACCACCTATCTCGGACTGAAGCTCACCAGTCCCGTCGTGGTCTCGGCCAACCCGCTGACCCAGCACGTCGACTCCTTGGCGGAGCTCGAGCGGGCCGGGGCGGGCGCCGTCGTCCTGCCCAGCCTCTTCCAGGAGGAGGTCGAGGCCGAGGAACTCGAGGCCATGCGCCTCATGGACGTGGGTGACGGTTTCGCCGAGTTCGACTCGGCGCCGTTGGCCGAGGTCGACGCGTCGGGCCTGGGCACCGACCGGCACGTCCGGCTGGTCGCCGAGGCGAAGGCCGCACTGAAGATCCCGGTGATCGCCAGCGTCAACGGCAGCCAGCCCGGCGGGTGGGCGCGCTACGGCAAGATCCTCGCCGACGCCGGCGCGGACGCCATGGAACTTAACCTCTACGGCGTCAACACCGACCCCCGCCTGGACGCGAACGCCGTCGAGCACAACTACCTGACGATCATCGAGTCGGTGAAGTCGGCGATCGACGTGCCGCTCGCGGTCAAGCTGTCGCAGAACTACCAGTCGCTGTCCAACTTCGCCCAGCGGGCCAAGGACGCCGGCGCCGACGGCTTGGTGCTGTTCAACCGGTTCCTCGGTCCGGACATCGACCTGGAGGAGTTCAAGGTCGTGCCGCGGGTGGCGCTGTCCAGCTCGGCCGAGCTGCGGCTGCGGATGCGGTGGATCGCGATCCTGCGCAGCCAGATGCCGGAGCTCAGCCTGGCGGCCACCGGTGGCGTGCACAGCCCGACCGACGTCCTCAAGACGCTCCTGGTCGGCGCCAATGTGGCCTGCGTCGCGTCGGTGCTGCTCCAGCAGGGCCCGCACGTGCTGACCCAGCTCGTCGACGGTCTGCGCGCGTGGATGGTGGAGCGTGACTACGCCTCGGTCGAGCAGCTCTGCGGGTCCATGAGCAGCAGCTCGGTCGACAACCCGGGGGAGTTCGAGCGCGCCCAGTACGTCCAGGCCATCACCACCTGGACCCCCGACCGCTGA
- a CDS encoding DDE-type integrase/transposase/recombinase — MTEQSTAEDKLHLCAVKDACSGWIVGYSAESRMNARLAGNAVEKAVVHHSDVADCIVHSDRGSRFRMRKLVHTLNRHGLAESMGHVGTAGGNAGNPPTCDEDCYGHNLSQYGQRQLTPAIPIAGPELRTAAVRTV; from the coding sequence ATGACGGAACAATCCACCGCTGAGGACAAGCTTCATCTGTGTGCGGTCAAGGATGCCTGCTCAGGCTGGATCGTGGGCTACTCGGCGGAATCGCGGATGAATGCGCGGCTGGCGGGGAATGCGGTCGAGAAGGCTGTGGTCCATCACAGTGATGTGGCCGACTGCATCGTTCACTCGGACAGAGGATCGCGATTTCGGATGAGGAAGCTGGTCCACACCTTGAACCGGCACGGCCTGGCCGAGTCGATGGGGCACGTAGGCACTGCCGGGGGTAACGCCGGAAACCCTCCTACATGCGACGAGGACTGCTATGGCCATAATCTTTCGCAGTACGGTCAGCGCCAGCTGACCCCCGCTATACCAATCGCAGGGCCGGAGCTACGGACAGCCGCCGTACGGACAGTATGA